Genomic DNA from Cytophagia bacterium CHB2:
GCTCTGCGATCATATCATACTTCCAAATAATATCCGCATCGATGCTGCTGGTATCGGTTTCAGAGGTGAATGCGCCATTATTTTTGCCGTCACGAAAACCGTTGACATCGAGGCAAACTACTTCGCAGCGATTCGAAACATAATACAGACGGTCGCCATCGACGAACGGACTCGAGCACACGCCTTGCAGCGGCCAGTCGTTCACCCGGCCCGAGGCCAGCTTGGGGTTGGCATGCTGCCAGAGAAATTCGCCGTCTGCTTCGCGAAACGCCATCATCACGCCGCGGTCGCCGCCTTGTTTGGGATTGCGCAAGCCCTGGTTGTTCGTGCCCACAAAAACTTTTCCGCCCGCGATCACGGGATTGCCATAGGTTTGCGAGCCGAGCGCGGCCGTCCACTTGATGTTCAAGCCCGTGGCCGGATCGAATTTCGTGGGCAAATTTTTTTCCAAAGAAACCATGTTGCGCGTTGGCGTGCCGCCCCACATGGCCTGTTCGGTGGAATAAAAGGCAATGGTCAAAAGCGTCAACAGGCCAATCAACACATGCAGCTTTGAAAAGTTGTTTTGCGGAATTATGCTTTTGAAAGTCATGTCTGCTCCTGAAACGAATGAATAGTGCCATCAGAAAAGTATCCCCGTTCACAGCAATTTCACAAACTCAAGGCGCGGGGTCATTATGCTTTTCCAAGCTCTCGAGATAAGCCTGAATCGCTTCATGAATATTCGCAAGCGCTTCCTGGCGTGTTGTTCCTTGTGAAATACAACCTGGCAGCGATGGCGCTTCCGCGACGAACATGCCGTCCTCATCCTGCTCGATGATAACACGGTATTTCATTGACACGCTCCTGATTTGTGCTCTTGCTAAAAAAAGTTTCTTTCATTGCGACTTTGTGATCCTAATGTTGTCGTAATAAATTTCCACCGGCGAATAACCGTACAAACCCGGGCTGCCTTCGGGATTGGGCAGGTTATCTTCCATCGTGATGGTCCAGGCTTCCGGCTCGGCTTCAGCGCGCGGCCAAACTTTGCCCTGCACAATCGACTTGCCGCCGGCAGTATCGACGCGCAGTTTCATCGTATACCAAACCTCCGGATCGAATTTAAAATCGATGGTTTTGGAATTGAGCAATTCCGCGCCCCACACGCGAATTTGCAGCCGTTGCAGCGCGCCCATCAAATCGAGTGTGTAACGGTTCGCGATCAAACCCATGTCCGGCATTTGGCGGCGGTTGCGCGTGCCCATGACGTCAGCTTGGATGGTGTAGTTCTTCATCGAGGGCGGGCCTAAAAAAATGTCGGAACGGTTCAATCCTGCGGCGGCCGGCGGCTTGACCAGAACTTTGTTGCTGTCTTTCATTTGCACGGAAAATTTGTTGCTCGCGCCGACGAAATATGAGGGATATTTGCCAATTTCACTCGATTCAAAATCCTCACTCCACGGCGCTTCGGCAATGACGCGCACGCGCGCTTTGCCTTCAAGATTTTCAAAACTAGCTTTGATGATGCCGGCGGTGCTGCGGCTGTTCTTGTCGATCGTCAGTTCTCCCGCAGAATTGAATTTACCGGATACGTTCGCCAGTGACCATCCGTCGGCCTTTACCTCGCGGATAAAATTCCCTTTCGCATCGAACACCCGGCCGCGGAATTTGATTTTCTCGCCGGGCTTCGCCAATACTTCAGCAGGAACAATTTGCAAATGCGCCGGAGCGCCTA
This window encodes:
- a CDS encoding type II toxin-antitoxin system HicB family antitoxin yields the protein MKYRVIIEQDEDGMFVAEAPSLPGCISQGTTRQEALANIHEAIQAYLESLEKHNDPAP